The Echinicola jeungdonensis genome segment CTATTGTTGGCGATGGGTGAGCAGGAGCAGGAATGGGAGCCGGAAAGCCAAAATAAGGTTTTTGCAGCCATCAATAATATCATTGATGCCGAGGAAGAAAAACCTGTTGAATCCCATCTGAGAGAAAGGCTAAAGCCTAGGCGGGAATACACCGGATTAAAAATTATGGTGATCCTGGTGGTAGCAGTAGTGGGTTTGGTTGGAATTAATCTTACCGGGATTTTTGAGGAGACCATGAGGGAAGAGGAAAAAATGAGCTGGATTGTAAGAACCGCTCTTCCCGGCGAAAAGAAAAAAGTGCATTTGCCCGATGGCAGTGATGTGATTTTGAATGCCGCTAGTGAAATCCGATACCAGGAGGGTTTTGGTCAAAATAACCGGGAGATCATCCTGAAAGGAGAATCCTACTTTAAAGTAGCCAAAGACAGTTTGCTTCCTTTTAGAGTTCATGGAGGCAACCTAACCACAGAAGCTTTAGGGACAGCATTTAATGTAAGTGCCTATGACGGGGAAACCAGTAAAGTGCAATTGGTGGAAGGAAAAGTAAAAGTGGATCAGGAAAACCAAAAAGCAAGGGCTCAGGAGAGCATGATCCTTAATCCAGGTGAAGCTGTTTTACTTTCCGAAAAAGGATTTGAAAAAGACCATTTTGATACAAATACTGTACTACTCTGGACCAAGGGGACCATTTACTTTGAAGACACACCATTTCCTGAGGTGGTCAAGACTTTAGAGAGGTGGTATGGAGTAAAAATCAAAACTGAGGGACAATTTGGAAAGAATGCCAAAGTGTCCGGGGAGTTTCATAGAGATAATTTGGAAAATGTACTACTGAGTATTGCTTATGCTTTCCAGTTTGATTTTTCCATAGAAAATAAAAACGTAACCATACAATTTAAAAAATCATCAACCCAAATGAAAACATAAATAGACATGGAGTATGGGTGACTGAATAACCTTCGGTCGCCGCAAAACTTTATTTATTCAATTGAGCATAAACCTTGGGTGATAAAAGCCGGGTTTTAGCAATTAACAATTCACCAAAACAACAAATGATTATGAAGAAATTATTACACAGCCTAAAATTTAAGGGGAAAATCTTTCTCTGCGGCTTTGTATTACAGCTTTTCTGCTTGAATTTGCTGTATGCTGCAGGAGCAAGCACCCAAGGGCCAAAGGATTTGGAAGAAATCCAAGTGTCTTTAGACTTAAATAATGTCTCTTTGGAGGAAGTATTTTCCGCTTTGCATAAAGCGACTGAGTTTTCTTTTGTCTTTGACAAAAAAATGTTGGCCCGTCAGGCCACCGCAAATGTAAAAGTAAATAACGGATCTTTGGAGGAAGTTTTGAGCCAGTTGGCAACTTCCCACGGATTGGCTTTCAAACAGGTTAATGACCGAATCAGTGTAAGGAAAGCTGAAAATAAGGTTGATGCTGTTGCAGCACCTGTGCAGGCACAGGTAACCATCACTGGTACTGTAGTGGATGAAGAGGGTGAGCCTCTTCCAGGTGCTACTGTAACAGTGGTAGGTACCAACAAAGGTACAGTAACTGACATTGATGGTAATTATAGTATTAATGTTGAGGAGGGTGCCACCTTGCAATTCTCTTTTATTGGTTTCGAAAAGAAACAAGTGGTTGTTGAAAATCAAACTGAAATCAACATAACCCTGAAAATGGATGAGAACGCTATGGATGAGGTTGTTGTAGTAGGCTATGGGGAACAAAAAAGAGAACATTTAACCGGTGCGGTAGAAACCGTAAACATGGAGGAGCTTGAGGACCTACCTGTAGGTGATTTAGCTACTGCATTACGCGGAAAACTACCAGGTGTTAATATTTCAGGTGGTTCTACCCGTCCTGGTAGAAAACCAACATTAACGATTAGAAATCCTATATCCTTGTCAAAAGACGGCGGTAATAATCAGCCTTTGTATATTATCGATGGGGTTCTTCAGATTGATGATCATGGGCGAAATGATAATACTTTATTCAACCAACTTGACCCTTCAGAAATCGAAAGCCTTAGTATTTTGAAAGATGCGGCGGCTGCAGTTTATGGTTCAAGAGGTGCTAACGGTGCCGTGGTTATTAAAACAAAACGTGGAAAAGCAGGCCCTCCTAAGTTTAGTTATAATGGATCTTATGGTATTACTGATGAACAGAAGCGCACAGAAATGCTTAGTGCTGCTGAGTATGGACGGTTTATGAATGAACTTAACGGCCCATACGGTAACCCAAATGTTAGCAGGGATGATAGTAATAGCGATAATTATTTCTTCTCCGATGATGAGATTGCACATTTTGAAGACAATAGTTATGACTGGCTTGATCGCGCATGGTCTTCAGCTTCTACGCAAAGACACTCAATTAATGCAAGTGGTGGGGCAGAAGGTGCAACCTATTTTGCAGGCGTTTCTTACTACCAACAAACAGGAAACTTAGCTGAGGTTGATTATGACAAATGGACCTTCCGTGCCGGATCAAATCTTGATATAGCAAGAGGTTTAAAAGCGAATTTGCAGGTGTCTGGTAATTTCTCAAATCGTTCTTCTACTTTTAATAAAGTAAGTGGTGAAAATGAAGAAGATGATTATAATAACTTGCTTCGTGCACCTCGCTATGTACCTCCTTATATTAACGGATTGCCTGTAAATATCCCGAGGGGTGGTATTGGTGGAAATGGATACCATTATTTCGCCATCCAAAACCTTGATAACTTTAAAGTAAATCAGGATCAGACTTTAACCTTCAATATGAATGTTGCCTATGAGGTTCCGTTTATTGATGGATTGGCCTTTAGAGCAACTTATGGTAGAAACATGGGAAGCGGGAAATACCACCAGTTGGGTACAAAGTATGAGCTTTATAATTTTGAAAGAAGCGGAGAAAATGGACATATATATCTGCCAGATGCAGAGGTAGTTGGAGATCCTGTTGTGGTTGAAAATGGGGACCGTATCTTCTATAGAAATTCAGATAGCTTTTCAGAACAATACAACTTTGTTGGAACTTACAACAAAACATTTGGGAAGCATACCATTGGTGCCCTGGCTACGATAGAGCGTGGTGAATCTGAGGGCTCTCAGCAACAGGTTCGACGTGAAGACGTGGCGCCAAATTCAAATGGTGAATTTAACTCAGCATTTGGTCCGCAAGAAGGATATACATGGAGATATGAGTCAGGTGCACTTTCCTACGTAGGGCGAGTAAACTACCGATATGATGATAAGTATTTATTGGAAGTTTTATATCGGTCAGATGCATCTACAAAATTTGCTCCTGAAAATTACTGGGGTCACTTCTACTCAATTTCTGGGGGATGGATAATCTCTGAAGAAGATTTCTTCGAATCGGATGTGCTTGACTTCTTGAAGATCAGGTTATCTCACGGTAAATTAGGGAAAGACGATACCAAAATGTGGGCATGGAGACAACGTTACACCTATCAAATAGCTAAAGGCGCTGCATTTGGTGGCGATGCCCCAAGGACAGATGGGTTTAAGATGGAGCTTTCCCCAAATAGAGATGCGGTCTGGAGTGATGACTATAAAAACAACCTCGGTATTGATATGCAGTTCTTAGATGGGAGGTTAAATATTACAGCTGATGCCTTCTACAATAAAGGACGAAACATGTTAATTGAACGAACAGGAGCTGTACCATTCTCCATTGGAGGTACTGTTGCTGCAGAGAACTATGGCGAAGTGAATTTTTGGGGAGGTGAATTTGCAGTAGGATGGAAAGATAATATAGGTGAAGACTTTAGCTATGGTATTGATGTGAACAGTGGTTGGAGTACCAATAAAGTCCTTGTAGGGAATTTTGATGAGAATTCTGTTTTGCCTTGGTATGCTGGTCAGGGAGAGCCATCAGCCGTTGGAACCTGGGGTTATGATTACCTTGGCATGTTCAAAGACCAGGCAGAAATTGATGCCTATGTGAGTGAGTATAACATTCAACAGGTATTTGGTACACCCGCAAATCAACTAAAACCAGGAATGCTTTATTACCGCGATGTTCGAGGAAATCATTTGGGTGATGGCGAGTTTGCTGAACCAGATGGTATTATCAATGACAATGACCGGGTAGAACTTCAGAGACCAAATTCTAGTTATGGTCTTGGGTCAACCATAAGATTAAAATACAAGCAGCTAAGCCTTCATGCAACTCTTGGAATATCTTGGGGTGGGTATCATGACATTGATGCCAGGAACATCAGGATTAGATCAGAGATCGACCGAAGTTTCCAAAGTGTACCAAAAATCTGGAATAATATCTATAATCCAGATACAAACCCAAATGGTACCATGCCAAATCCATACTTTAGAAATATAAATAATAGACCGTCTGATTTTTGGAGGGTGAGTAGTTTTCGGTTTACCATGCCTAACTTAAACCTGGGCTATTCATTGCCGAAAGAAACTGTTCAAAAATTGAACCTGTCGGCTTTAAGTGTTAGGCTTACTGCAATTAATCCAGTTAACTTTGTTAATCCATATTCCTACAAGAATGCAAATAGTTCATGGGATGGATATCCAGTGTTAAGTACCTATTCTTTAGGCCTAAACATCAGACCGTAACTTAAAATAATGAATACAATGAAGACTATTAATATAAAAAATATAAGCAAATTATATTTACTGGCATTTGTGTTCCTGATGGCATCTTGTAATGATGATTTTCTCGAGGAAAAACAAGATTGGACAGGGGTAAACGAGCAGGTGTTTCAGGATGAATTAAGGGCCTCAGCCTATGTGGACTATGTTTATGGTTTGTTTTTGCCCAGCGATGGGAATGTGCCGCAATGGTATTATAACTCCCATAACGATGACCTAATGCAAACCAGTGATGAGGCATATGGTGAAACAAGATGGAATCAGGAATGGGCAACCATTTCACCAAGTGAATACCATTGTTGGGATTATATTGGTAGAAAGATGACTACCAAGATAGAAAACACACCGTATACCAGAATTCGCCAAATTAATTTATTCATCAATAGCGTAGATGAATATGACGGAATTGATGAGCCAATGAAAAGTTACTTGAAAGGACAGATGTATTTTTGGCGTGCTTATCAGTATTACGATCTGGCCACCTGGTATGGTGGAGTTCCAATCGAATTAGAAGCAAAAAATCCAATTGTGGACCCTTCTGGTGGTACGCCAAGAGCCTCTGCAGAAGAAACTCTCGGACAAGTAATGGCAGATTTAGATAGCGCCATAAATTTATTGCCTGGCAGATGGGCTGATGCAGCTGATTGGGGTAGAGTGACCAGTGGTACGGCTGCAGCTTTAAAAGGAAGGGCCGCCTTGTTATGGGCAAGCCCCCAGTTTAACAGAAATGATGAAGAAGCCCGTTGGGAGGCAGCTTATGAAGTAAATAAAGAAGCTATAGAGATCCTGGAGGCCAATGGATTTGGATTGTATCAGGGAGATTGGGCTGATATTTGGAGTGAGGAAGTTGGTAATCCAGAGGCTGTTTGGGTTTGGAGCTATAATACTATCACAAATGATCGACAAATGAACAGTGGTTGGGCA includes the following:
- a CDS encoding TonB-dependent receptor codes for the protein MGDKSRVLAINNSPKQQMIMKKLLHSLKFKGKIFLCGFVLQLFCLNLLYAAGASTQGPKDLEEIQVSLDLNNVSLEEVFSALHKATEFSFVFDKKMLARQATANVKVNNGSLEEVLSQLATSHGLAFKQVNDRISVRKAENKVDAVAAPVQAQVTITGTVVDEEGEPLPGATVTVVGTNKGTVTDIDGNYSINVEEGATLQFSFIGFEKKQVVVENQTEINITLKMDENAMDEVVVVGYGEQKREHLTGAVETVNMEELEDLPVGDLATALRGKLPGVNISGGSTRPGRKPTLTIRNPISLSKDGGNNQPLYIIDGVLQIDDHGRNDNTLFNQLDPSEIESLSILKDAAAAVYGSRGANGAVVIKTKRGKAGPPKFSYNGSYGITDEQKRTEMLSAAEYGRFMNELNGPYGNPNVSRDDSNSDNYFFSDDEIAHFEDNSYDWLDRAWSSASTQRHSINASGGAEGATYFAGVSYYQQTGNLAEVDYDKWTFRAGSNLDIARGLKANLQVSGNFSNRSSTFNKVSGENEEDDYNNLLRAPRYVPPYINGLPVNIPRGGIGGNGYHYFAIQNLDNFKVNQDQTLTFNMNVAYEVPFIDGLAFRATYGRNMGSGKYHQLGTKYELYNFERSGENGHIYLPDAEVVGDPVVVENGDRIFYRNSDSFSEQYNFVGTYNKTFGKHTIGALATIERGESEGSQQQVRREDVAPNSNGEFNSAFGPQEGYTWRYESGALSYVGRVNYRYDDKYLLEVLYRSDASTKFAPENYWGHFYSISGGWIISEEDFFESDVLDFLKIRLSHGKLGKDDTKMWAWRQRYTYQIAKGAAFGGDAPRTDGFKMELSPNRDAVWSDDYKNNLGIDMQFLDGRLNITADAFYNKGRNMLIERTGAVPFSIGGTVAAENYGEVNFWGGEFAVGWKDNIGEDFSYGIDVNSGWSTNKVLVGNFDENSVLPWYAGQGEPSAVGTWGYDYLGMFKDQAEIDAYVSEYNIQQVFGTPANQLKPGMLYYRDVRGNHLGDGEFAEPDGIINDNDRVELQRPNSSYGLGSTIRLKYKQLSLHATLGISWGGYHDIDARNIRIRSEIDRSFQSVPKIWNNIYNPDTNPNGTMPNPYFRNINNRPSDFWRVSSFRFTMPNLNLGYSLPKETVQKLNLSALSVRLTAINPVNFVNPYSYKNANSSWDGYPVLSTYSLGLNIRP
- a CDS encoding FecR family protein — translated: MNNHFNHIEDFLEDASFRQWVFRKETFQDQQWEAWCENHPEKMDMVEAAKSLLLAMGEQEQEWEPESQNKVFAAINNIIDAEEEKPVESHLRERLKPRREYTGLKIMVILVVAVVGLVGINLTGIFEETMREEEKMSWIVRTALPGEKKKVHLPDGSDVILNAASEIRYQEGFGQNNREIILKGESYFKVAKDSLLPFRVHGGNLTTEALGTAFNVSAYDGETSKVQLVEGKVKVDQENQKARAQESMILNPGEAVLLSEKGFEKDHFDTNTVLLWTKGTIYFEDTPFPEVVKTLERWYGVKIKTEGQFGKNAKVSGEFHRDNLENVLLSIAYAFQFDFSIENKNVTIQFKKSSTQMKT